The DNA window ATCGGACCGTTCACCATCACTCCGGTGCCGGTGCGCCATCCCATCGACGAGGCCTATGCGCTGCGCGTGGAGGGCCCCGGCGACGACGGGAGCACCACAGTGCTCACCTATTCCGGTGACACCGATGCCTGTGAGGATCTGGTGGAGGCCGCCCGCGACGCCGATGTGTTCCTCTGCGAGGCCGCCTTCGAGGACGGCCGGGACGATCATCTCGACGGCATCCACCTCAACGGTGCCCGGGCCGGGCAGATGGCGTCCCAGGCCGGCGCCCGGCGTGTGCTGCTGACCCATATCCCTGTCTGGACCTCACAGAAGGTGGTCCTGGAGAAGACCAAGGAAAACTACGACGGCGACCTCGCCGTCGCCGTCGCAGGAGTCACCTATGACATCTCATGAGAACAACGCACAGACCTACCACCGCACCGATGGCCGCGCCGTGGACCAGCTGCGCGAGGTGCGCATCACCCGCAATTGGTCAGCCCACGCCGAAGGCTCGGCGCTGATCGAGTTCGGCAGCACCAAGGTGCTGTGCACCGCCAGCTTCGAGGAGAACGTCCCGCGCTGGCTCAAGGGCCAGGGCACCGGCTGGGTCACCGCCGAGTACGCCATGCTGCCCCGAGCCACGAACACCCGCTCCTCCCGCGAGTCGGTCAAGGGCAAGATCGGCGGCCGCACCCATGAGATCTCCCGGCTGATCGGCCGGGCCCTGCGTGCGGTGGTGGACACCAAGGCGCTGGGCGAGAACATGATCACCCTGGACTGCGACGTCCTGCAGGCCGACGGCGGCACCCGCACCGCCGCGATCACCGGCGCCTATGTGGCCCTGGCAGATGCCATCGAATGGGCCCGCGGCGAAGGTCACGTGGCCAAGAACGCCAAGGTCCTGACCGACTCGGTCTCCGCGATCTCAGTGGGCATCCTGCCCGACGGCACCCCGGTGCTGGACCTTCCCTACACCGAGGACTCCACCGCAGAGACCGATATGAACGTGGTCGCCACCGGCTCCGGAGACTTCGTGGAGATCCAGGGCACCGCTGAGGGTGTGCCCTTCAAACGTGCCGAGCTGGATCAGCTGCTGGACCTGGCCCTGGTGGGCACCGGACAGCTGGCTGAGGCACAGGCTGAGGCCCTGGGTCAGCAGAGGATCTCCGCAGCATGAGCGCAGCCCGCATCGTCCTGGCCACCCGGAATCAGGGCAAGGTCCGTGAGTTCCGGGCGCTGCTGGCCCAGAACCCACAGCTGGCCGATCTCGACCTCGAGACTGCCGTGACCGACGCCCAGACGGCCGGATGCTCGGAGATCCCTGAGACCGGGGTGACTTTTGAAGAGAACGCCCTGATCAAGGCCCGCGAGGTGGCCGCCCAGACCGGTCTGCCGGCGGTGGCCGACGATTCGGGCCTGGCCGTGGAAGTCCTCCACGGAGCCCCGGGCATCTTCTCCGCCCGCTGGGCCGGGAAGAACGCCTCCGACGCCGCGAACCTCCAGCTGCTGCTGGAGCAGCTCGGCGACATCTCCGAGGAGCACCGCGCGGCGGCCTTCGTCTGTGCCGCCTCCCTGGTGGTCCCCAGCGCCGAAGGGGCCCCGCCGCAGGAGGTCACCACCTTCGGACGCCTCGAGGGCACGCTGCTGACGGCCCCGCGCGGGGAGGAGGGCTTCGGCTATGACCCGATCCTGCAGCCGCTGCGGGAGACCCGCAGCTGCGCCGAGCTGAGCGTGGAGGAGAAGAACGCGATCTCCCACCGCGGGAAGGCCTTCGCCCAGCTGCGCGATCATGTGGTGCAGGTGCTGGCCTAGGTGTCTGGCGAACCGGTCGCCGGCCTGAACTTCACCGCCGTCGACTTCGAGACGGCCAACGGCTTCCGCGGCTCTCCCTGTTCGGTGGGGCTGGTCAAG is part of the Nesterenkonia lacusekhoensis genome and encodes:
- the rdgB gene encoding RdgB/HAM1 family non-canonical purine NTP pyrophosphatase, whose amino-acid sequence is MSAARIVLATRNQGKVREFRALLAQNPQLADLDLETAVTDAQTAGCSEIPETGVTFEENALIKAREVAAQTGLPAVADDSGLAVEVLHGAPGIFSARWAGKNASDAANLQLLLEQLGDISEEHRAAAFVCAASLVVPSAEGAPPQEVTTFGRLEGTLLTAPRGEEGFGYDPILQPLRETRSCAELSVEEKNAISHRGKAFAQLRDHVVQVLA
- a CDS encoding MBL fold metallo-hydrolase; protein product: MKLTIIGCSGSFPGPESPASCYLLSAEHEGRTWRIILDLGNGALGNLQQHTQLEDLDAICLSHLHPDHYMDLCGMHVAVRWRPGGWPGKHLPVYGPTDTDQRIANAYGLDPDPGMHPDFDFRVWQPRRPVVIGPFTITPVPVRHPIDEAYALRVEGPGDDGSTTVLTYSGDTDACEDLVEAARDADVFLCEAAFEDGRDDHLDGIHLNGARAGQMASQAGARRVLLTHIPVWTSQKVVLEKTKENYDGDLAVAVAGVTYDIS
- the rph gene encoding ribonuclease PH; translated protein: MTSHENNAQTYHRTDGRAVDQLREVRITRNWSAHAEGSALIEFGSTKVLCTASFEENVPRWLKGQGTGWVTAEYAMLPRATNTRSSRESVKGKIGGRTHEISRLIGRALRAVVDTKALGENMITLDCDVLQADGGTRTAAITGAYVALADAIEWARGEGHVAKNAKVLTDSVSAISVGILPDGTPVLDLPYTEDSTAETDMNVVATGSGDFVEIQGTAEGVPFKRAELDQLLDLALVGTGQLAEAQAEALGQQRISAA